In Planococcus versutus, the DNA window ATTAACTTATGGCACAGGTTTTGGTTTACTTATTTACAGTATTTTTGCATTAGGCTTTCAGTTGTTGCTCTTAACGCCTTTTAATATAACTGAATCAGTTGGAGATTTTTTAGCTAGCTATGCACCTTTCTCAATTTGGCATTACTTACTTCTCATGTTTATTATCGTACCGAGTGAAGAAGTTTTTTGGAGAGGTCTTGTCCAACAGAAACTAAAACAATACCTTCCTGTTTCTTTAGCAGTTACAGCAAGTTCTATACTTTTCGGATTAGCGTTGATACTGATTGGATTTTGGCCTGGAGCTTTGGCAGGCGTCATAGCAGGATTGATTTTAGGATTTCTGTACGAATGGAAAAAAAGCATGCCTGTTATCATTGTCGCTCATTTAGTAATGATTGTTGTGCTGTTTCTTATTTTTCCTTTATCAGTTTAATATAGTGTTTTCCCTCTTAACAGTTGTCTAATGAACAACTGTTAAGAGGGAATTTTTATGAAGATTTTTTTACTACTGTCTACTCTGACGATTCTGTTGAAACAAAGAAGATAGCACTTCTATAACAAGTACGGACAAAGCAGTCAACGCTACAGAAGACTTTGTTAAAATTACATAAATTCCCATATCTACACAAAACTGAACGTAATTTTAAAAAGAAGAAAAGGCCATCCGAATTTCGGATAACCTTCTCTTCTCAGTAAGATAAATCTTTAATCGACAATCCCAGTTTTTTCATTAATTCGATGGCTTGATCTTTTTCTTCGCTTGTTAAGGCCTCTGTTAATTCATGTAAGTTTTGTTCGTGCCCCGGAAAAATTGCAGCCATAAACTCTTTGCCTGCTTCCGATATTTCTGCGTACGTTATACGACGATCGCTCGGGCTGTTAACGCGTGTAATATACCCTCTTTTTTCAAGTTTATCAATTACATACGTAATTGATCCACTTGCTAACAAAATTTTTCCCCCTATTTTTTGAAGAGGTTGCTTTCCTTTATGGTATAGCAACTCTAAAACAGCAAACTCGGTGGGATTGACGCCATTTGCTTGAAAAAAATGATTTGTTTGCTCAGTGATTGCTTTATGTGCACGTGATAGCACAATGAATAATTTTAGCGATTGTTTAATGTCTTCATTCATCTGACTCACTCTTTCTACTTTTTAAACTCCACTGTCCTGATTATAGTCTTTTTTCACTAGAAAGGCATCCTGTAAGGGTTAGCCAATAATTACGCGTTCTTTTGGATAATGGAACTTGGTCGGATCATTTTTACCGCCTATTGTGAATAAGAAAGAAATCAATCCCACACGCCCTACGAACATTAATGCCATAATGATAAACTTACCGACTTCTGATAAATCACTAGTAATTCCAAGCGACATACCACATGTTCCAAAAGCAGAAGTGATTTCAAATATGATTTCGACTACCGTTGCTGTAGGTTCAGTAACCAGTAACGCAAGTGTAGCAGCAAAGACGATAAAAAATGCTAAGAAAATAACGGCAAACGCTCGAAAGACATCAGTTAACTCGATTTCACGTCTGAAAATTTGAATAGTGTTTTTTCCTCGCGCAAAATTAATCAGAAACAAAATCGCAATCGCAAAAGTCGTAGTACGGATTCCGCCCCCAGTAGAACTTGGAGATGCTCCGATGAACATTAATGCGCTCATAAAAACATTTGTCGCATCACTAAATTGTGTGATGTCTACGGTCACCAGTCCAGCTGAACGCGTTGAAACTGAATGAAAAATTGCTGCAAACATGGACTCGTGCCAACTCATTGCTTTAAATGCTTTAACAGATTCCAACAAGAAAATTCCTATGGCTCCTACTACAAGTAATACAGCAAAAATACTTGTTGTAATTTTTGTGAAAAGAGAAAAACGAAAGTGCTTTTTTTTGTTGGATATAAATTCTTTTACTTCAATCAAAACAGGAAAACCGATAGCTCCTAAAATAATCAGAATCATATTCATGATTTGAACAAAATAATCGTTAAAATAAGGCATCAATGATTCGCCCGTAATATCGAAGCCAGCATTAGTAGTCGCTGTAATAGCGCCAAAAACACCATGAAGGAGGGCTTCTTGGAACGTTGAGAAATACTGTGTAAAATAAATTGTCAGTATAATTGCACCAACCGCTTCTATTAGCAACATTATTTTCACAATTTCCCGAATTAGTTTAACAACGCCTGAAATACTCGACTGATTGTGATCCACCATGATTAGTTGGCGTTCACGTAATCCAATGCGTTTACCTACGAGAAGCCAGAAAAACGTTCCAATAGACATAATGCCAATTCCTCCTAACTGGAGGATGAACATCAATACAACAACACCGAATACTGAATAAGTTTCACTAATATTGATCACCGATAACCCTGTGACACTTATTGCACTTACCGCAGTAAACAAGCTATCGATTAGCGGAATGGTCATCCCGGGCTTATGAACATTTGGTAACCTCAATAATGAGAAGGAAACAGCAATTGCCACAAAATAATACGCCACGATAACCTGTGCTGGTGTAAGATTCCGTACTTTTTGAAATGATTTATTCATAAGACATTGATTCCCTTCAGCGTTTTACTCTCTTCTCATTCTATGAAAAGAATAGACAAAAAGAAAGAGAAATCGACAATCTATTTCAGATAGATTTTAGAATTCTCTCTATATCTGTCATATTAC includes these proteins:
- a CDS encoding CPBP family intramembrane glutamic endopeptidase, coding for MINFLKQHPLILMLPLAFYLYDLAFENTAIFWYMYTFAMLILMSLAIVFVKIFDELVTWKSLTYGTGFGLLIYSIFALGFQLLLLTPFNITESVGDFLASYAPFSIWHYLLLMFIIVPSEEVFWRGLVQQKLKQYLPVSLAVTASSILFGLALILIGFWPGALAGVIAGLILGFLYEWKKSMPVIIVAHLVMIVVLFLIFPLSV
- a CDS encoding MarR family winged helix-turn-helix transcriptional regulator, whose translation is MNEDIKQSLKLFIVLSRAHKAITEQTNHFFQANGVNPTEFAVLELLYHKGKQPLQKIGGKILLASGSITYVIDKLEKRGYITRVNSPSDRRITYAEISEAGKEFMAAIFPGHEQNLHELTEALTSEEKDQAIELMKKLGLSIKDLSY
- a CDS encoding TrkH family potassium uptake protein; this encodes MNKSFQKVRNLTPAQVIVAYYFVAIAVSFSLLRLPNVHKPGMTIPLIDSLFTAVSAISVTGLSVINISETYSVFGVVVLMFILQLGGIGIMSIGTFFWLLVGKRIGLRERQLIMVDHNQSSISGVVKLIREIVKIMLLIEAVGAIILTIYFTQYFSTFQEALLHGVFGAITATTNAGFDITGESLMPYFNDYFVQIMNMILIILGAIGFPVLIEVKEFISNKKKHFRFSLFTKITTSIFAVLLVVGAIGIFLLESVKAFKAMSWHESMFAAIFHSVSTRSAGLVTVDITQFSDATNVFMSALMFIGASPSSTGGGIRTTTFAIAILFLINFARGKNTIQIFRREIELTDVFRAFAVIFLAFFIVFAATLALLVTEPTATVVEIIFEITSAFGTCGMSLGITSDLSEVGKFIIMALMFVGRVGLISFLFTIGGKNDPTKFHYPKERVIIG